tgcagggtctgtgtgtgtctgcagggtctGTATGCATCTTCagggtatgtgtgtgtctgcagggtctGTGTGCTTCTCTAGGGTCTGTGTGCGTCTGCAGGGTCTGTATGCATCTTtagggtctgtgtgtgtctgcagggtctGTGTGCTTCTCTAGGGTCTGTGTGCGTCTGCAGGGTCTGTATGCATCTTtagggtctgtgtgtgtctgcagggtctgtgtgtgtctgcagggtctGTATGCTTCTCtagggtctgtgtgtgtctgcagggtctgtgtgtgtctgcagggtctGTGTGCTTCTCtagggtctgtgtgtgtctgcagggtctgtgtgtgtgcagggtCTGTGTGCTTCTCTAGGGTCTGTGTGCGTCTGCAGGGTCTGTATGCATCTTtagggtctgtgtgtgtctgcagggtctGTATGCATCTTtagggtctgtgtgtgtttgcagggtCTGTGTGCTTCTCTAGGGTCTCTGTGCGTCTGCATGGTCTGTATGCATCTTtagggtctgtgtgtgtctgcagggccTGTGTGCTTCTCtagggtctgtgtgtgtctgcagggtctgtgtgtgtctgcagggtctGTATGCATCTTCagggtatgtgtgtgtctgcagggtctGTGTGCTTCTCTAGGGTCTCTGTGCGTCTGCAGGGTCTGTATGCATCTTtagggtctgtgtgtgtctgcagggccTGTGTGCTTCTCtagggtctgtgtgtgtctgcagggtctgtgtgtgtctgcagggtctGTATGCATCTTCAGGGtcattgtgtgtctgcagggtctgtgtgtgtctgcagggtctGTGTGCTTCTCTAGGGTCTGTGTGCGTCTGCAGGGTCTGTATGCATCTTtagggtctgtgtgtgtctgcagggtctGTATGCATCTTtagggtctgtgtgtgtttgcagggtCTGTGTGCTTCTCTAGGGTCTCTGTGCGTCTGCAGGGTCTGTATGCATCTTTAGGGTccgtgtgtgtctgcagggccTGTGTGCTTCTCtagggtctgtgtgtgtctgcagggtctgtgtgtgtctgcagggtctGTATGCATCTTCagggtatgtgtgtgtctgcagggtctGTGTGCTTCTCCAGGGTCTGTGTGCGTCTGCAGGGTCTGTATGCATGTTtagggtctgtgtgtgtctgcagggtctGTGTGCTTCTCTAGGGTCTGTGTGCGTCTGCAGGGTCTGTATGCATCTTtagggtctgtgtgtgtctgcagggtctGTGTGCTTCTCTAGGGTCTGTGTGCGTCTGCAGGGTCTGTATGCATCTTtagggtctgtgtgtgtctgcagggtctGTGTGCTTCTCTAGGGTCTGTGTGCGTCTGCAGGGTCTGTATGCATCTCtagggtctgtgtgtgtctgcagggtctGTGTGCTTCTCTAGGGTCTGTGTGCGTCTGCAGGGTCTGTATGCATCTTtagggtctgtgtgtgtctgcagggtctGTGTGCTTCTCTAGGGTCTGTGTGCGTCTGCAGGGTCTGTATGCATCTTtagggtctgtgtgtgtctgcagggtctGTGTGCTTCTCTAGGGTCTGTGTGCGTCTGCAGGGTCTGTATGCATCTTtagggtctgtgtgtgtctgcagggtctGTGTGCTTCTCTAGGGTCTGTGTGTATCTGcagggtctgtgtgtgtctgcagggtctGTATGCATCTTcagggtctgtgtgtgtctgcagggtctGTGTGCTTCTCTAGGGTCTGTGTGCGTCTGCAGGGTCTGTATGCATCTTtagggtctgtgtgtgtctgcagggtctGTGTGCTTCTCtagggtctgtgtgtgtctgcagggtctgtgtgtgtctgcagggtctGTATGCATCTTcagggtctgtgtgtgtctgcagggtctGTGTGCTTCTCTAGGGTCTGTGTGCGTCTGCAGGGTCTGTATGCATCTTcagggtctgtgtgtgtctgcagggtctGTGTGCTTCTCTAGGGTCTGTGTGCGTCTGCAGGGTCTGTATGCATCTTtagggtctgtgtgtgtctgcagggtctGTGTGCTTCTCtagggtctgtgtgtgtctgcagggtctGTGTGCTTCTCtagggtctgtgtgtgtctgcagggtctGTGTGCTTTTCTAGGGTCTGTGTGCGTCTGCAGGGTCTGTATGCATCTTtagggtctgtgtgtgtctgcagggtctGTATGCATCTTtagggtctgtgtgtgtctgcagggtctGTATGCATCTTCAGggtctgtgtttttctgcagggtCTGTGTGCGTCTGCAGGGTCTGCGTCTGCAGGGTCTTCCCACCGAATTCGCTGGAGCAGAAGCCGGTCTTCACGGTCCCGTTTCTTTTGCAGATTTTGGGACACACAGGGTTCTGGGGATCTACAGGTGGAGAAAATGTTCATCAGATCCAGAGCGGAACTCATGGAGGAATGCTCGCAGAAATCTGAACCTACTCGGCTTATTTCCGTTTGGCCGGGAGGGGGTCACCCTCTGGTTTTCGCCTCTGGTTCTAGGATTATTCCTTCTTGGTGGCTTCGTGGGGGGAAGTGGGGCAGTGGTGGTGGGAATTGGGGGTTTTACCGTGGCTACAGGTTTGACCACAGGTTCTGGGGGGACAGATCTGGCTCCGGAGCCCACCGCCGGTGGCTGAGAGCCACGAGGGAGGCTGGTGTAGGAGGCGAGGAAGCCGTCCAATGGGACGCTGTAGTCAGACACAAACTGGACCAGCAGCTCGTTGCTGCTGGTGACGATGGGTCTGGAGGAGATGGGAGAAAAGGTGAACATGGAGGCTGAAAACCAGATCTTTCCCAGAAAGCTTTCACGCAGCTCACTCTGGGGTTTGATCGCCGCAGAACTTCCCAATCAGACGTGAATCGTCTGTCTCTTTGCCGTTGAAGAACGCCACAAAGTCAAAGCGACACTCGGTGTCGGCCTCCACCACAAACTTATCAAACTTCACCTGGATCACCTGCAGGCCGGACACAAACAAGAGCTTTAACTGTCGTCTCAGAGTCAAAGGAAGTCAATAGAGGGAGTTCCCGACCTCATCCGGTCCCACAGTGATGAGCCAAGAGCAGCTGACCCCGAGAGGGTACTTCCCGTCAGGCCAGTTCGGCGTCTTGATCTCTCCCTGGCTTTTTGTCATCTTTCCACCGCAGATCTGGGATTCTGAAAGCAGCGACATAAAGACGAGAAGCTGAGAGCTAAATAACTGAACTGATGTCACAGCGGATTCTGTTTCACGCGGTTAAACCCAAATGCCGTTTTGTGATGATCTGATTGGAAGCcacttttttacaaaataaagagaaaagccCTTCCCCAAAATTGGAAATTAGACAGAAAGTAAACCAAACCGTTATTGGAACACGGCCACAacgtcccactccgatcatctttaatccattttcaaagcgttacCAGAGATGatgatgtcgtttttagccaaaatccaaaaacctgtgttgttttctaggacatagtttagCATTTATGTTGACAGTTAGTGTGAAGCAACCCCGTCCCCTCTTCCCCTTCCctagcttgtggcccacccagtgtatgTTCTACAGCACTAACAAACAATtcttctaatttttttcatctgctcttgattcacaatcattaaaaataaaagaaatactcagaaatgaagtcTGAGGCAGATTTTCTTACTGcgtgtcctctatcatgagaaaacagccacaataacatgttgaAGCACTATTTACATTGTCTTTAAAGCTTAATGTTAACTGAAATAAAGAGCATatcaagctacgttcacacgaAGCATGTGACGCATGTTCAACAAAACGCTAAATGCTCATCATTGAACTTGCTTTTAGCGTATGCCATTCACACTGGACGAGTAGGGAGGGgcttattcttcttttttgtactgtttaccaccgcatgtctgccacctacagttgaaagagacttggtgcaaaAATAACGATGCAGGTCAAATCTTTctctaggctttttctttcacagctctattccaatttTTGACAGACTTGGTGTTGTATCATTCCCGTCGGGCACAAACCGCTGTTTGTAATTCCTCCTCCATGACCAACTTTTGAACAGCTGGGCACATCAGTGAagtaaaagggacgccatccttACACcattaccaaatctgagtctctaATTGGTCAAAGTATTACCTGGTTTAATACTTTGAATGCGCATTTCCATGTGCATTCTATGACATTTAGAACACAGAGCTTGAAAACGGTCGTAGAACCCTGCATAGTGACCCGTGAACATAAGAAATTTGAACTTGGGAGCCCGAAACGCGTGCTTACATTgcaagtggctgcttgaacgtcgcttcaaatgaaatttttgtttatattattATTCACGTTGAAATTCAATACTTTCCTTATTATGAAACCTCTAAATGAGCTTCCTTAGGGAAGTTGCCGGTTCATTCCCCTCAGTCATGCTTTTGGAGCTCTACTCTCTTCTCTAAACATTTTGTGTCCTTTCTGTGCTTATGTTTAACCCTTTGaggcctgaatttatttccagcaatgaaaaaaaaaaaaaagatcacgtAGGCTTTTGCTTTCcttgatgctaaattaaggggACTTTGGAGCCGAAGTGGTTTGCTGAATATCTGGATCAAGAGATGTTAAGGGGTTAAAAGGTCAACCGTTCAGATTTCAAGGACAGAGGTTctcctagaaaaaaaaagataaacccGTCCTTTCTCGGTTCATCCGAAATATCATTTAATTAGTGTTAATGACAGCTTCAGGGTCTTTCCTTCAGAGAAATGTGATGCTTTTTAAAGTAACGGGCTTCATCATCACTTTGCAATGTGAGATGTGTAATCTAACCATAGGGTTGGGTTGCTTTGAAAAAGGCCACAAATCCTGAGCTCTGCGTCTCCCCATCCGTCACCATCTCCAGCATCATGGCGTTGGAGGAGGAAATGAGATTCCCGGGCCGGAAGGTTCCACAGAAACGGCCGAGCTTCTTCCCCACAGCAGAGTGGTCGCTGTACACATCCAGATAGTCGTAGCGGCACTGTGAGTCGGCCTCCAGGTCAAAAAGGCGGAAGTTGAGGGTGACCACTTTTCCCTCGGGGACCTGGAAAGCAGATAGAACTCAGCGAGTCACATCCTGGAGGAGCGAGCTCAGCGTTTGGACGGCGGGAAGTGACTCACGGTGATGCGCCAGGTGCATCGGCTGTTGGCTTTGTAGGAGCTCGGGAAACCTTCGCTGCCGACAAAACCGGACTCTGCAACCAGGTCTCCTCCACAGAGGAATATCGGCCTGTGAGGAAACAAAGCTGCTTCAACAGAGATGCTCCTCCTTTATCCTCTGTATGTGATCTGACTAAAGCTCcacatttatttcaaacacaaaataaggCAGATTTACTGCAGTTTGGTGGAAGATTCAAACGTTTTACTTCTGTCACACGAGGAGGTTCTCATTTTTAGAGTGAATGTAAATGGATTCATGTCCTGCAGGGCATGACAGCTGCTCATTTACTCCTCATCTGTGTTCACAGCCTGGAAACAAGGAGAGTTTTCTTGTCTGCTGGTTTTCTATACCTGGTTTCTAGAGCTTTGATCAACACCTGCGTCTTTCTTAGTGTaaagtcagaaatgtatttatttattttttccatctggctttatttatttgatgCAGAGGATCGGAGGTATTTTTggctgttttaaattttttctaGTGAGTAAGTAATAAAAAATCATCTTAAGAAGTGAAGAAATCTCTGGATTTTCCTGCATTTCATAAGTGTTTTCCTTACAAAAGGACAGACTAAGAGCTTCGAAATGTTAAtctaaaaatgcattaaattattgaatttatttggtctattttcttattttccctGCTTATATTTCATATTACAATATttgaaattaaatgtttttatttattatttttacagtcAGACAGGCCCCTTTgggatttccttttttgtaagaAAACCGCCGTATTcaataattacattttgaaaagatttaaaTTTGAGTGAAAATACATTTCATATTTGTGCAGAGAGAACTCAGCGATGTGAAATACATTTTCCAGTCTTCTTTTGAACCTTTGAATTACTGCCCCATGTGTGAGGGAGGTTTCATGTCTTCAACGAAGTTTTGTTGCAATGCTTTGGTAAATATTTGGTCCACAAATGTTCTGTtcactgtgacagactggcgacctgtccagggtaccTGCATTCGCCCAcatgtggccgggataggctccagcaaccccgtgaccccgaaagggaaaaaacagtagaggatgaatgaatgaatgtgttgTTCATTCCAGACTCTCATCAATAGGATTGTAATAAATGCATACAAATtgcacttttagcacatttttattcaattgaTTTTCATTTCTCATTCCCATTGTCATCGTTACAAAATTCTTTtcaaccttcaaaataaaaacccagaacattattcttgtgtttttttccaaaaggaaaaacacagaaaggctAAATCAAATCATTAAAAGTAACACCTCCTTCTTTtaatacagttttatttaattttcaaattttcagattttttatttcattcagtAAAAAGTTTTGGGGTGTCTTCAGGAAGGTTGATGaacaggtgtttttttattttatcaaattttATAGCTTGCTAAGtaatatttttataaagttaaaattaaatttgatttaaaacaacttataaagcagagaaatgttttttctgtcacaataaaatgtaaaaaaaaaaaaatttgggggACAAGGCACGCTCCAGTTCTGACAGAACCTTTTGGAAAGTTCTTTAGCTTTCCAGGAACTGTAATCCTTTTATTGGCGAGGATAAAAATGtcttctgtctgcagctgaAAGGCCTACAGCCTGGAGGCTGGTCTGTAACGAGGAACGAAGCCTCTACTGCTGACGTCATTTTGAAGCACAGAGCCTCACAGGGAGgaccttttctgttttaaacaaaaatgtgcttcacaattagaaaaaaaacaactaaagttTGATAAAAACAGAAGGAAAGAGCTCAAAGGGAAATTTTCTGTTTAGTAGGGAATTCAAAATGTCCAGATTTGACCCCCTGGGCAGAACAGAGTGTTAACATCTGTGGCGGCTGAAGTTCTGCAGACCCGCAACATGAACTATAAACTTTCAGCacaaagaggggaaaaagacacacacagtcaTGAGAGAATCCCACTTCCAGGACTTTTCCTCCTGCTAAAACTTTCCTCACTCGGAATTGGCTCTATAAATGCTAACGTCAGACTTGTGGGCGTGTTTCGTCTCCTCACCTGGTTTGGTTGACCTGCTGGGCTGTTGTCCATCCCGCCGCGGCGAGCAGGAGTCCACAGATGCAGAACGCGTGCATTGTGGTGAACACAAAGCTGAGAAAACTGTTTCGGGACAGAGGAGGTGAGACGAAAGAGGAGGCTATTTGCTCTGAGTAGGCGGAGACTAAAATCAGAGATGCTGGAAGGATAATAAAAGAGCCGTGAGGGGGGGTGAGATGAAGGAGCAGAGGAGGGTGGAGACGACTTTAATTGGAGCCAGATGTTTCCAGGGGGGACATCAGCTCCATCGAACGGGAAGAATCCACGTCCGGCCTCAGCGGTTCCGAAATATTCTGGAAAGCTGGCCATTACCTCCACGCCGTGCCCGCCCGCTCATTAAACGGGTTACACAGGTGGAGGGGCAGCCTGCAGCACACTGAGCTCAGGGGGGCATTAAGCCTTTGCATTCTTCTGCAAATCAGAGTCAATCAGGTTCCAGAGAGATGTGAAACAGCAGCCTTTAAGTGCTGTTTCTTTACTTTACTGGAGTTTACTTGGGTCCACGAGAACCAGACAGTTTTTATTCCTTTCCTATAAAACCGAGGCGAGAACAGGACTCTGGGGGGAGTTTTCTTTCCGTGTTGACGTTTGGTGATGAGCCAACCCTCTGGCCTACATAACTGAGGTCTGCCTGTGGGATTTACAATCCCAAAAGGACTTTTACAGGCCTCAGAGAGGGAAACACCTTGATGAAAGCCTGAAAAGGCTGCACCTTCGACTTTTGTAGAAGATTTTAGAGATGTGTTAGGCTGgacctgcaaaaaaataaaaaaccagcaggagcagaggaatGCAGCGAGTCTACTGTGGGGGAGCTCTTTCACTTACATGTGTGGGAGGAAGACGGAGTGACCTTTTCGCTGAGTAGTAATCAGAGCCAAAAGTGGGGGATTTTGCAATAACTCCTGGCAACGTTTTCATGCTGGACCCACATTCCTTTGAGGGAATTCAGAGGGCAGCGAGGGGGCAGATGAGGACTGCCAGTTAAATCCCTCATAGTCGAATGCAGTTGCTAAAGAACCTCTCATCATCTTCCAGGGCAACATCATGACACTATTtcctaaaaatgttgaaatcctGATAAAGATTTGCACATTTGTGTCTGGAGATCATCACGGCCTTCCTCTGTAATTGTGGTTCTTCTCAAATTCCCTCCCACAGCTCAGAAAACGACGACTGTGACAATCATGTCATACAGCCAAACAAATAGAAGTGCAGTTTGATGTGacttaaagtgttttttgtgcCTTATTAGCCCTTCATCTGACTGATAGATGGAAAACACCACAATTTTAGTGAGTTGTGACAGTTCATAAATGTTCACAGGACCCGAGTTGGCCCTCACATTTGGCATCATTAAAATCCAAAGGATGTCTGTTAGAAATTGCGTTATACTTGTCTTTGGAGATCACTTAAGACACGTTCATGAATGATTTTGTTTAGTGGAACTATTTGGCAAGAGCGCTGTACTTAATGGAATCTCTGATCCAGATGCCAAGGTAGGAAAATATTTTCCCATCTTGTGTTTTTAGGTTTCAATAGTGAGTCAGCACATGGAGATGTAAGTGACTGGAATATGCTGGGATTTATAATCAGCTAATCAACAGCTGTCTCTGTACAGAGCTGCCGGGCAGCTTTGTCGCTACTATGGTGACATCTAGTGGTGAAAATGTCAAACTGCACTCCCGTTAGTGCAGTTTAGCTCAACTCCTGTCACAAGTAGATCCggcggtgtaggtaccaaaaccTACACAGTCATTATTATTTAGTCgtgtaaaattatgtttttattgcgTGTTACTTTGCTCtgattctatttatttattttttaccttcaaTGTCTGCGCATGCGTAATTTATACTACGGAAGTAGTATAAATTAAACTACTTTACACTACGCACAACTGATGTGCAAAATTAAGCAatcattaaaattgtttttgtaaaagcgTATAAACGTTTATCTGACAGGAAGTGGCAACAAGCATAAACACTAGTTATTGTGGGTTAATTGATGTTTAATCCTTAAACGTAAtgttacttcaaaataaaactcaccGGAAATTCCTTATTCACTTCCGGATTCAGACATTTGACGCACATTTTGAcgtcaaaacattttttgtttttagatgttttacaGTTTGAATGTTTGTGTAATTTTTATGTGAACTTCAGAGACACTTTGGGTCCTTCTAATGATGCACTATAAACAAGACTCTGGACAAATGCAGAAATTTGCAATTTATGGCTCCAGGTCTTCATGTATTTTGGCACACTTACATCATGTCATGATTGGGGAAAGGGTCTGTGTCAGTACTGAATAGAAATCCATGCTTGTTTACACAGGTCAGGTAAAGGTCTCATTGGGGCACACTCACAGAGAACACGAAGCACACACAAAAGTACAAGTTGTCATAGGTACTGTTTTTCCAATATACATATATTTCATGATGTTCCTCAATATAATAAGACATTGATAGATTTACACTACAATTATTTTTCATGTACTTTCTCATTCAGACTCCTGTACGCTGAATCAACGTTGTCATTTCTAATCCCATACCAAAGGACAGCACAATAAACTattcataaataaaagcaaaaacattaaaggaaTTCCAGCACATTGCCGGTGATCCTCCGGTCAGGTCCCTCCTGTAAGGCCGGAGGAACAAAGGCGATGTGAGCCTTCAGTCCTAAAGCCCACTCTCCCCCTAAAATagtcccttcaaaataaaatcaacttcaacaaagaaaataaataaattgatacaGTTACTTGATGTAAACTGAAATCATTCTAAGCAGTCTGGAcacttgaaggaaaaaaatattttttctcccATTTACACCCTGCtttctttatctttatcagtcctgaaacaaacacatttattgaCATCTAAAGTTATTTCTGACCAGAAgcaaaactttctttttcaaataaaaaaaaagaaaaaaagtgaacagATTGGCGAATGTTACACATCTCAAAGccatctagagaagatctggtGCCTCATAGGTTCCCTCCTGTTGCTGTGTTCAGATCATCTCAGGATCAGGAAGGAAGGCTGTGGGAGACATTTAGTTGGGATTCAAACCTGGATGTGGATCTGATCAGTGTCCCGGCAATGACGTGAACACAGCACTGAGATCACCGAACAGCTCTAGAAGGCGACAGAAGACGAGTTTTCTCATCAGTCATCTCactagaaacaaaacaaaaccacaacgGAGAAAGTGCCGTGGTGTTGGAACGGATGTGCACTTCTTTCCTGACAGACGAGAAAGCAACAGAATAAGAGCACTCGCTTTCATTTCCACCACTGTGACCGGACGGGTTGAGCACTCACAGGACGACAGTTGGATTAATGACGACGCGGAGGTCCTACCCCAATCGGCTGGTTTGAGTCCTGTTCAGCTGCTCAAAGGACCACATCTGTGACGCTTTTAGTCAGGAGGAACTGGTCTTCTACCTTTTTGAAATACTCGTAAATATCTGGGGAAATTGCAGATCCCTTAAACCTCAGGATACCCCGAAACACCCCACATTACAACACCACACTCTATAGATGGGGTTTTCCCTAACTGGctgatttgagtaaaaaagaaagatttgtgCTGTTTAGTTACAGAGGCCCCTCAGACCTGGATGCAAAGGAAATGGTTGAGATGTGAAGCATGTGGCCCTCAGGTTTTGCTTAaacgtgcatgtgtgtgtgtgtgtgtatatgtgtgtgtgtgtatatgtgtgtgtgtgtatatgtgtgtgtgtgtatatgtgtgtgtgtgtatatgtgtgtgtgtgtatatatatatatatatatatatatataatatatatatatatatatatatatatatatatatatatatatatatatatatatatatatatattagggtgGCACTCCCAAACCAAACTTCTTTTAAAACTGTGGGATGACTGAGGTCCAAAAGAAAGAtggaggaaataaataaaataaagaaaacggctgaaatgtttctttctGCTTGCTTTTGATGGCAATTGGCAGCGTTAGCACAAGTCTTTGGTAATCATCTGCTGTTGacctttcttttctctgtttccGGAGGAAAAGGTAGCGGTGGGAGGAAGagaggggaggaagaggagtacTCTTCTCCAGGTTTCCGAATAGGACTGGCTGCGTCTCGGCCCGGACAAGAAAACGGCGTGTTGTCGCTCGGAGATTTAATCGGCCTAATCCATCGGGATAAACTGAGGATAACCCAAGACAGATCTATTCTAACAGACAAACT
The DNA window shown above is from Oryzias latipes chromosome 14, ASM223467v1 and carries:
- the LOC101165090 gene encoding procollagen C-endopeptidase enhancer 2; amino-acid sequence: MHAFCICGLLLAAAGWTTAQQVNQTRPIFLCGGDLVAESGFVGSEGFPSSYKANSRCTWRITVPEGKVVTLNFRLFDLEADSQCRYDYLDVYSDHSAVGKKLGRFCGTFRPGNLISSSNAMMLEMVTDGETQSSGFVAFFKATQPYESQICGGKMTKSQGEIKTPNWPDGKYPLGVSCSWLITVGPDEVIQVKFDKFVVEADTECRFDFVAFFNGKETDDSRLIGKFCGDQTPEPIVTSSNELLVQFVSDYSVPLDGFLASYTSLPRGSQPPAVGSGARSVPPEPVVKPVATVKPPIPTTTAPLPPTKPPRRNNPRTRGENQRVTPSRPNGNKPNPQNPVCPKICKRNGTVKTGFCSSEFVITGQVTSMAPGPRGTLVVNISLIKAFKAGRLTITQAGETMAVKLVSRCKKCPLFRRGSNYIIMGQVDEEGRGTLEPGAFTAPYKAPHQKLLMNISKQPC